From Triticum aestivum cultivar Chinese Spring chromosome 4A, IWGSC CS RefSeq v2.1, whole genome shotgun sequence, a single genomic window includes:
- the LOC123085865 gene encoding tubby-like F-box protein 6, protein MSFRSLIQDMKDEFGNISRHGLRSSRSHRTAAGPGAPRVVSVGLADALEGTCWAQLPPELLREVLVRIDDSQGCWPSRRDVVACAGVCRAWRGIMKEVVRVPEASAKLTFPISLKQPGPKDGTLKCFIRRNRTTQTYYLYIGLTEALADDGKFLLAARKCRKPTYTDYLIYLDMGDMSKGSSTYIGKLRSNFLGTKFTVYDAHPPYDGAVVSKSRSARVIGLNQVSPRVPAGNYPVSHISYELNVLGSRGPRRMNCVMSSIPASAVEEGGKAPTQTEFPLGNLDSFPSIPFFRSKSARIDSAPAQAQDKEKLVLKSKSPRWHEQLQCWCLNFRGRVTVASVKNFQLVASDENGAAGQEHDKVILQFGKIGKDLFTMDYRYPISAFQSFAICLSSFDTKIACE, encoded by the exons ATGTCTTTCCGGAGCCTAATTCAGGACATGAAGGACGAGTTCGGCAACATCTCGCGCCACGGCCTGCGCTCCTCCCGCTCGCACCGCACCGCCGCCGGGCCCGGGGCCCCGCGGGTGGTCTCCGTCGGGCTGGCGGACGCGTTGGAAGGGACCTGCTGGGCGcagctgcctccggagctcctGCGGGAGGTGCTGGTCAGGATCGACGACTCCCAGGGCTGCTGGCCCTCCCGCCGGGACGTCGTGGCATGCGCGGGCGTCTGCCGGGCATGGAGGggcatcatgaaggaggtcgtgcGCGTCCCGGAGGCGTCCGCCAAGCTCACCTTCCCTATCTCGCTCAAGCAG CCTGGCCCAAAGGATGGTACTCTCAAATGTTTCATAAGAAGAAACCGGACTACTCAGACGTATTATCTGTATATTGGACTCACAGAAG CACTGGCTGATGATGGGAAGTTCTTGCTTGCTGCACGCAAATGCAGAAAGCCTACATACACAGACTACCTTATTTATCTTGATATGGGTGATATGTCAAAGGGAAGCAGCACCTATATTGGCAAGCTAAG GTCGAACTTTCTGGGAACAAAGTTTACCGTCTATGATGCTCATCCACCGTATGATGGGGCTGTCGTCTCAAAAAGCCGGTCTGCTCGTGTGATTGGTTTGAACCAGGTCTCCCCAAGAGTTCCTGCTGGCAATTATCCAGTTTCACACATTTCTTATGAGTTGAATGTTTTGGGCTCCAG AGGTCCAAGAAGGATGAACTGTGTTATGAGTTCTATCCCTGCATCAGCAGTTGAAGAGGGGGGCAAAGCTCCAACACAAACTGAATTTCCCCTTGGTAACCTTGACTCCTTCCCGTCGATTCCATTCTTCAGATCAAAATCTGCTCGGATAGACAGTGCACCCGCTCAGGCTCAGGACAAAGAGAAGCTGGTGCTGAAGAGCAAGTCTCCTCGGTGGCATGAGCAGCTGCAATGTTGGTGCCTCAATTTCCGTGGGCGGGTGACGGTTGCGTCAGTGAAGAACTTTCAGCTGGTGGCTTCGGATGAGAATGGAGCAGCTGGCCAGGAGCATGACAAGGTGATTCTGCAGTTTGGAAAGATAGGCAAAGACTTGTTCACCATGGACTACCGCTACCCGATATCAGCATTTCAATCATTTGCAATATGTCTGAGCAGTTTCGATACCAAAATTGCTTGTGAATGA